Proteins from a single region of Pseudomonas sp. 10S4:
- a CDS encoding HpcH/HpaI aldolase family protein, with product MLRTNLLKQKLRQGEPVYGLISSIPAPAAIELIAEAGFDFVIIDMEHVLINPETVENMIRTAESYAITPLVRVADLNPKTLLRLLDGGAQGIVLPMIEGPEPLAESIRACKYHPQGSRSLNAGRPGAFGKHSLAEYIGLANEQIMIVAMIESAEGVHRAAEIAGVPGLDMILEGAADLSQSLGLPWQIDRPEVQQALLASWQAASAAGVPYCAIPRQPGDHERWLGRGVNSFVLGDERGIAFRALQARLAATSAEGK from the coding sequence ATGCTGAGGACCAATCTGCTCAAACAGAAGCTCCGTCAGGGTGAGCCGGTCTACGGTCTGATCAGCTCGATCCCGGCACCGGCCGCCATCGAGTTGATTGCCGAGGCCGGTTTCGATTTCGTGATCATCGACATGGAACACGTGCTGATCAATCCCGAAACCGTGGAGAACATGATCCGCACCGCTGAGAGTTACGCGATCACGCCGCTGGTGCGGGTCGCGGACCTCAACCCGAAAACCCTGCTGCGCCTGCTCGATGGCGGCGCCCAGGGCATTGTGTTGCCGATGATCGAAGGTCCCGAGCCGTTGGCCGAAAGCATCCGCGCCTGCAAATACCATCCGCAGGGCAGCCGCAGCCTGAATGCCGGGCGCCCCGGTGCGTTTGGTAAGCACAGCCTGGCGGAATACATCGGGTTGGCCAACGAGCAAATCATGATCGTGGCGATGATCGAAAGCGCTGAAGGCGTACACCGTGCGGCGGAAATTGCCGGTGTGCCGGGCCTCGACATGATCCTCGAAGGCGCCGCCGATTTATCGCAATCGCTGGGCCTGCCCTGGCAGATCGACCGCCCCGAAGTGCAGCAAGCGCTGCTCGCCAGTTGGCAAGCGGCCAGTGCCGCAGGCGTGCCGTATTGCGCGATTCCACGCCAACCGGGCGACCACGAACGGTGGTTGGGCCGGGGCGTAAACAGTTTTGTTTTGGGTGACGAGCGTGGGATCGCTTTTCGTGCCCTCCAGGCCAGATTGGCCGCCACTTCAGCAGAAGGAAAATAA
- a CDS encoding type III PLP-dependent enzyme, protein MDKLPATVLAAIDEARTQQVDPLALFIYDLDALKQHVTQVMAALPEGVELYYAIKANSEPQILATVAPLVHGFEISSGGEIDRLQACPTRKPFIFSGPGKLDSDLRSALENQVEAIHIESLNEIVRLQRLALEVGWVQDVLLRINPELPSPLSSKLAMAGTATPFGIDESDLARAVSWVDNASHLRLKGFHVHAMSHQSLVERHEQLLDLYLERWPQWKALSANPATITHLNVGGGIGVNYLGPQQFDWQRLCVHLGESLAACADAPIVRFEPGRFISAYCGYYAIEVLDTKTSHGKHFLVCRGGTHQFRLPVAQGHDHPVIHLPRLHAIPGAMEQNWTVVGQLCTPKDVLSRDCQLTGVEVGDMLVLPLAGAYGYNISHADFLCHPRPPQLFVQAAGAASWV, encoded by the coding sequence ATGGATAAGTTGCCCGCAACGGTGCTGGCCGCCATCGACGAAGCCCGCACGCAACAGGTCGACCCGCTGGCGCTGTTTATCTACGACCTGGATGCGTTGAAACAGCACGTCACCCAGGTGATGGCGGCACTCCCCGAAGGCGTGGAGTTGTACTACGCGATCAAGGCCAACAGTGAGCCGCAGATCCTCGCCACCGTGGCGCCGCTGGTGCACGGGTTCGAGATTTCCTCCGGCGGTGAGATTGATCGTCTCCAGGCTTGCCCGACGCGCAAACCGTTCATCTTCTCCGGCCCCGGCAAACTTGATTCCGATCTGCGTTCGGCGCTGGAAAACCAGGTCGAAGCGATTCATATCGAAAGCCTGAACGAAATCGTGCGCCTGCAACGGTTGGCGCTGGAAGTGGGGTGGGTGCAGGACGTGTTGCTGCGGATTAACCCGGAACTGCCGTCGCCGCTGTCGAGCAAACTGGCGATGGCCGGCACCGCCACTCCATTCGGGATCGACGAGTCGGACCTGGCCCGGGCGGTGAGTTGGGTCGATAACGCCAGCCACCTGCGGCTCAAGGGTTTCCATGTGCACGCGATGTCCCATCAGTCGCTGGTGGAACGCCACGAACAACTGCTCGATCTGTACCTGGAGCGCTGGCCGCAATGGAAGGCCTTGTCGGCCAATCCGGCAACGATCACCCACCTCAATGTCGGCGGCGGCATCGGCGTTAATTACCTGGGCCCGCAGCAGTTCGATTGGCAACGCTTGTGCGTGCATCTGGGCGAATCCCTGGCGGCATGTGCCGATGCGCCGATCGTGCGCTTTGAGCCCGGTCGTTTCATCAGCGCTTATTGCGGCTACTACGCCATCGAAGTGCTGGACACCAAAACCAGTCACGGCAAGCACTTCCTGGTCTGTCGCGGTGGCACCCATCAGTTCCGTTTGCCGGTGGCCCAAGGGCACGATCACCCGGTCATTCACCTGCCCAGGCTCCACGCAATACCGGGCGCGATGGAGCAGAACTGGACCGTGGTCGGGCAACTCTGTACGCCCAAGGATGTGCTGAGTCGCGATTGCCAACTGACCGGCGTTGAAGTCGGCGACATGCTGGTACTGCCACTGGCCGGGGCTTACGGCTACAACATTTCCCACGCCGATTTCCTCTGCCATCCGCGACCGCCGCAGCTGTTCGTGCAGGCTGCAGGAGCCGCATCTTGGGTTTGA
- a CDS encoding IucA/IucC family protein → MTMATSSQATHQAPGVWLATADTRRYQQVEQRVVGQLLQTLLYENVLPYRHSPLSGSQYRFVVSGLDAQQQLVEYHCTGLLSASFELIRLDYSSLERVDAQGKHSQPRLHQALAELLSDLQDSPHLPRFTHELEQTLLKDLQSHSQGYQAEKPPYQLDVDALEQHFMDAHSYHPCYKSRIGFSLKDNASYGPEFAAPVAIVWLAVAKTCGAMNISRHLEFDGFIQQEFGLQRWQQLAESLTDQGKSLGDYWLMPVHPWQWENVIVPVFYPELVSGEVIHLGTTEDRYQAQQSIRTLANSTEKQRPYVKLALSMTNTSSTRILARHTVMNGPIITDWLHQLIRSDSTARDLGFVILGEVVGVSFDYDHLPATRMSQAYGTMGTLWRESIHQYLESDEQAVPFNGLSSVDNRYGSGEQTPFVDTWIKQYGLHAWTRQLLQVAVSPIIHMLYAEGIGMESHGQNIVLIVKQGWPQRIALKDFHDGVRYSPQHLGRPELSPTLVPLPASHAKLNRNSFILTDDVDAVRDFSCDSFFFIALAEMAIFLHQHYQLEESEFWQMTAEVITGYQAEHPQHSARYDAFDVFAPFYEVEELTKRRLLGDGERRFKSVPNPLHAFRPQSC, encoded by the coding sequence ATGACAATGGCGACCTCTTCTCAGGCAACACATCAGGCTCCTGGCGTCTGGCTGGCCACCGCCGATACCCGACGCTATCAACAAGTAGAACAGCGGGTGGTCGGCCAACTGCTGCAAACCCTGCTTTACGAAAACGTGCTGCCGTACCGCCATTCACCGTTGTCAGGCAGCCAATACCGTTTTGTCGTCAGCGGCCTCGATGCACAGCAACAACTGGTGGAATATCACTGCACAGGCTTGCTCAGCGCCAGCTTCGAACTGATCCGCCTAGATTACTCCAGCCTTGAGCGCGTCGATGCCCAAGGCAAGCACAGCCAACCGCGCCTGCACCAAGCGCTGGCCGAACTGTTGAGCGATCTTCAAGACAGCCCGCACCTGCCACGTTTCACCCATGAACTGGAGCAAACCCTGCTCAAGGATCTGCAATCGCACAGTCAGGGTTATCAGGCCGAAAAGCCGCCGTATCAACTGGACGTCGATGCACTGGAACAGCACTTCATGGACGCCCACAGCTATCACCCTTGCTACAAATCGCGCATCGGCTTTTCGCTCAAGGACAACGCCAGTTACGGGCCAGAGTTCGCCGCGCCGGTCGCCATTGTCTGGCTGGCCGTGGCGAAAACCTGCGGGGCGATGAACATCTCCCGGCACCTGGAGTTCGACGGCTTTATCCAGCAGGAATTCGGCCTTCAACGTTGGCAGCAACTGGCCGAGAGCCTCACTGACCAAGGCAAGTCGCTGGGTGATTACTGGCTGATGCCGGTGCACCCATGGCAGTGGGAAAACGTCATCGTTCCGGTGTTCTATCCGGAACTGGTCAGCGGTGAGGTGATCCATCTGGGCACCACCGAGGATCGCTACCAGGCGCAGCAATCGATCCGCACCTTGGCCAACTCCACGGAAAAGCAGCGGCCTTACGTCAAGCTTGCGTTGAGCATGACCAACACTTCCAGCACCCGAATTCTGGCCCGACACACGGTGATGAACGGCCCGATCATCACCGATTGGCTGCACCAGTTGATCCGCAGCGACAGCACCGCCCGCGACCTGGGGTTTGTGATTCTTGGCGAGGTGGTTGGTGTCAGTTTTGACTACGACCACCTGCCTGCTACACGCATGTCCCAGGCCTACGGCACGATGGGCACCCTGTGGCGCGAAAGCATTCACCAGTACCTGGAAAGCGATGAGCAAGCCGTGCCGTTCAATGGTTTGAGCTCCGTGGACAATCGCTACGGCAGCGGTGAACAGACTCCGTTTGTCGATACGTGGATCAAGCAATATGGCCTGCATGCCTGGACCCGCCAACTGCTGCAAGTCGCGGTGTCGCCGATCATTCACATGCTCTACGCCGAAGGGATCGGAATGGAATCCCACGGTCAAAATATCGTCCTGATCGTCAAGCAGGGCTGGCCGCAACGGATTGCCCTGAAAGACTTCCACGACGGCGTGCGCTATTCGCCGCAGCACCTCGGGCGCCCCGAACTGAGCCCAACCCTGGTACCGCTGCCCGCCAGCCACGCCAAGCTCAACCGCAACTCGTTCATCCTCACCGACGACGTGGATGCAGTGCGCGACTTCTCTTGTGATTCGTTTTTCTTCATCGCCTTGGCCGAGATGGCGATCTTCCTGCACCAGCATTATCAACTCGAAGAATCCGAGTTCTGGCAGATGACTGCCGAGGTGATTACCGGCTACCAGGCCGAACATCCGCAGCACAGTGCGCGCTATGACGCGTTTGATGTGTTCGCGCCGTTCTACGAAGTCGAAGAATTGACCAAGCGCCGCTTGCTCGGCGATGGCGAACGTCGGTTCAAATCGGTGCCGAATCCGCTGCATGCGTTCCGGCCGCAATCATGCTGA
- a CDS encoding DHA2 family efflux MFS transporter permease subunit, which translates to MTVAVPRWLVVVNVLLGTLTVSLNNSSLNPALPAFMSAFDIGPLLATWIVAAFMVSMGMTMPLTSFLSQRVGRKRLYLWGVALFVCGSLMGAFANSIALVITARVVQGIASGLMIPLSLAIIFSVYAKGERGRVTGLWGAAVMLAPALGPLCGSLMLEWFSWRSLFLMNVPIGIVALVLGVAVLPASEASERKPFDLAGYLLIAAGIGLLMVAVGRLRHAEALTDPLNLGMLLAAILCLIAFVRLELNRTSPLLNLRIFALRGYRLSVIIAVVQSVGMFECLVLLPLLVQVVMGYSAIWTGLSLLCTAAFASLFGHIGGRWLDRHGPRGVVLWGLLLTGAATLGLGMLGAGTSIGVVFFLMMVRGAGLGMSYIPITTAGLNALPEPMVTQGAAMNNISRRLVSSLAIVIASLWLEFRLGTGVHSAGTSGAISEVFMATGILVLLALPCAWRFPVHTSDEPDEALTSALEHR; encoded by the coding sequence TTGACCGTTGCCGTGCCGCGCTGGCTGGTGGTGGTCAATGTGCTGTTGGGCACCCTGACCGTCAGCCTCAACAACAGCTCGCTCAATCCGGCGTTGCCGGCGTTCATGAGTGCCTTCGACATCGGTCCGTTGCTGGCGACCTGGATCGTCGCCGCGTTCATGGTGAGCATGGGCATGACCATGCCGCTCACCAGTTTTCTCAGTCAGCGGGTAGGGCGCAAGCGTCTCTATCTGTGGGGCGTGGCGTTGTTTGTCTGCGGCTCGCTGATGGGCGCTTTCGCCAACTCCATTGCGTTGGTGATTACTGCTCGTGTGGTGCAAGGCATTGCCAGCGGGCTGATGATCCCGTTGTCGCTGGCGATCATTTTCTCGGTGTACGCCAAGGGTGAGCGCGGCCGGGTGACTGGCCTGTGGGGCGCGGCGGTGATGCTGGCGCCGGCGTTGGGCCCGTTGTGCGGCAGCCTGATGCTGGAGTGGTTCAGTTGGCGTTCACTGTTCCTGATGAACGTGCCGATCGGCATCGTCGCGCTGGTCCTCGGCGTGGCGGTACTGCCGGCGTCTGAAGCGTCGGAACGCAAACCGTTTGACCTGGCGGGCTACCTGCTGATTGCGGCGGGCATCGGCTTATTGATGGTCGCGGTGGGTCGTTTGCGTCACGCCGAAGCCCTGACCGATCCGCTCAACCTCGGCATGTTGCTGGCGGCGATCCTGTGTCTGATCGCGTTTGTGCGACTGGAACTGAACCGGACTTCGCCACTGCTCAATCTGCGGATCTTCGCCCTGCGCGGTTATCGCTTGAGCGTGATCATCGCGGTGGTGCAGTCGGTCGGCATGTTCGAGTGCCTGGTGTTGCTGCCGCTGCTGGTGCAGGTGGTGATGGGTTACAGCGCGATCTGGACGGGTTTGTCCCTGCTGTGCACGGCGGCGTTTGCCAGCCTGTTTGGGCACATCGGCGGCAGATGGCTGGATCGGCACGGGCCACGGGGCGTGGTGCTCTGGGGGCTGCTGCTGACCGGTGCCGCGACACTCGGCCTGGGCATGCTCGGGGCCGGCACGTCTATCGGTGTGGTGTTTTTCCTGATGATGGTTCGCGGCGCCGGGCTCGGTATGTCCTACATCCCCATCACCACCGCCGGGCTCAATGCGTTGCCCGAACCGATGGTCACCCAGGGCGCAGCGATGAACAACATTTCCCGACGCCTTGTGTCGTCACTGGCCATCGTCATCGCTTCGCTGTGGCTCGAGTTTCGTTTGGGGACCGGGGTTCATTCGGCAGGCACGTCGGGGGCTATCAGCGAAGTCTTCATGGCCACCGGCATCCTCGTTTTGCTGGCGCTGCCGTGCGCCTGGCGTTTTCCCGTTCACACATCCGACGAGCCGGACGAGGCACTGACCTCGGCCCTCGAACACCGTTAA
- a CDS encoding TonB-dependent receptor, translating to MPVVMPCSTRLASSRLRPLLRLSLLLSLSACPLFITAGWADDASRRSYQVPAGSLSAALTRFAGLAGVNLSVDPTLVGGRTSPGLTGEFAVEEGFAQLLQGSGLQLQSVGEQAYILTPAPEGGSLQLAPTSILGATGSADGEAFAGGQVARKGSQGLLGSKDFMETPFSMTTYTSEAVKNLQARTLGDLVASDPSVRATNPAGGRYEQFTIRGLSLFNSDVSYNGLYGVLPTYTIDMEMADRVDILKGPSQLINGISPRGSVGGGINVVPKHATDKPITSFTTSYASNNQVGGAVDVGRRFGEDDKFGIRFNGVKQSGDTEWDHQSVDREMAVLGLDFRGDRLRLSTDIGHTERDTDAPQERVIVGANAQVPHASEVRSNYAQPWSKARTKDTFGTVNGEFDVSDSVMLYGGVGARKSNHDFLRHAVTVTNDAGDFSVQPRDFTRDENVRTANAGVRNWFHTGSVSHEVNLAASYFYMDFENGGARYASAPSNLYDPVETPTPNIATRQDSKVYTENRFSGVALSDTLGFFDDRVLLTLGARWQRVKVDDWTDNVKGDTAYDEEKVSPSGGILFKATDKLSLYANYMEGLSQGKIAPSTSVNEDEIFPPFISRQVEVGAKYDAGPFAVTAAVFRIKQPAYETNATTRVFGPNGKRENTGVEVSVFGEPLDGFRLLGGVMYIDSELKNTTNGTFDGNRAPATPKYNVNLGAEYDVRSVQGLTLTSRAIYSSSQYLDQSNVKEIDAWTRMDVGARYAFKVDEKNVTLRGNIENVANKRYWSSAGASDDSEPGLTLSTPRTYLLSATVDF from the coding sequence ATGCCCGTAGTGATGCCCTGCAGTACGCGTCTGGCTTCTTCCAGGCTACGCCCGTTGTTGCGCTTGAGTCTGTTGTTGAGTTTGAGTGCCTGCCCGTTGTTCATCACGGCCGGTTGGGCTGACGACGCATCTCGACGCAGTTATCAGGTGCCGGCCGGCAGCCTCAGTGCAGCGCTGACTCGTTTCGCCGGGCTGGCCGGGGTCAACCTGTCAGTGGACCCGACGCTGGTGGGTGGTCGCACCAGTCCTGGTCTTACTGGCGAATTCGCGGTCGAGGAGGGTTTCGCCCAACTGCTGCAAGGTTCCGGTCTGCAACTTCAGTCGGTGGGTGAGCAGGCGTACATCCTGACCCCAGCGCCAGAGGGCGGCAGCCTGCAACTGGCCCCTACCTCGATTCTCGGTGCCACCGGTTCGGCAGACGGCGAAGCGTTTGCCGGTGGCCAGGTCGCACGCAAGGGCTCGCAGGGCTTGCTGGGTTCGAAAGACTTCATGGAAACGCCGTTCAGCATGACCACCTACACCAGCGAGGCGGTCAAAAACCTGCAAGCCCGCACCTTGGGTGACCTGGTCGCCAGTGATCCGTCGGTTCGCGCGACCAACCCGGCGGGTGGCCGCTATGAGCAGTTCACCATTCGCGGGCTCAGCCTGTTCAACAGCGATGTTTCCTACAACGGCCTCTATGGCGTCTTGCCGACGTATACGATCGACATGGAGATGGCCGACCGCGTCGACATCCTCAAAGGCCCGAGCCAGCTGATCAACGGCATCTCGCCGCGTGGCAGCGTCGGGGGAGGGATCAACGTGGTGCCCAAGCACGCCACCGACAAGCCCATCACTTCGTTCACCACCAGCTACGCCTCCAACAACCAGGTCGGTGGTGCCGTGGATGTCGGCCGTCGTTTTGGTGAAGATGACAAGTTCGGTATTCGGTTCAATGGCGTGAAGCAGTCCGGTGACACCGAATGGGATCACCAGAGTGTCGATCGAGAGATGGCCGTGCTGGGTCTGGATTTTCGTGGTGACCGCCTGCGGCTCTCGACGGACATCGGGCACACCGAGCGCGATACCGATGCCCCGCAGGAACGTGTGATAGTCGGCGCCAACGCGCAGGTTCCCCATGCCAGCGAAGTGCGCAGCAACTATGCGCAACCCTGGAGCAAGGCGCGGACCAAAGACACCTTCGGCACGGTGAACGGCGAGTTCGATGTCAGCGATTCGGTCATGCTTTATGGCGGTGTGGGCGCGCGCAAGAGTAATCATGACTTCCTCCGTCATGCCGTTACGGTTACCAACGATGCGGGCGATTTCAGCGTTCAACCCCGTGACTTCACCCGTGACGAAAATGTCCGGACGGCCAACGCGGGCGTGCGCAACTGGTTCCATACCGGCTCGGTGAGCCATGAAGTCAACCTGGCGGCCAGCTACTTCTACATGGACTTCGAAAACGGCGGCGCCCGTTATGCCTCGGCTCCCAGCAACCTCTACGATCCGGTGGAAACCCCAACGCCTAATATCGCCACCCGACAGGACTCGAAGGTCTACACCGAAAACCGCTTCAGCGGCGTGGCGTTGTCCGACACCTTGGGCTTCTTCGATGACCGCGTGCTGCTGACCCTCGGTGCCCGCTGGCAGCGGGTGAAGGTGGACGACTGGACCGATAACGTCAAAGGCGACACCGCCTACGACGAGGAAAAGGTTTCTCCATCGGGTGGCATCCTGTTCAAGGCTACCGACAAGCTGTCGCTGTACGCCAACTACATGGAAGGCCTGAGCCAGGGCAAGATCGCGCCGTCGACCTCGGTGAACGAAGACGAGATCTTCCCGCCGTTCATCAGCCGGCAGGTCGAGGTCGGTGCCAAATATGACGCGGGTCCGTTCGCGGTCACGGCGGCGGTGTTCCGGATCAAGCAGCCGGCCTACGAGACCAACGCCACGACGCGGGTCTTCGGTCCGAACGGCAAGCGCGAAAACACCGGTGTGGAAGTGAGCGTGTTCGGCGAACCGCTTGACGGTTTCCGCCTGCTCGGCGGGGTCATGTACATCGACAGTGAGTTGAAAAACACCACCAACGGCACCTTCGACGGTAACCGCGCACCGGCCACGCCGAAATACAACGTCAACCTGGGCGCCGAGTATGACGTGCGGTCCGTACAGGGCCTGACCCTGACCAGCCGCGCGATCTATTCCAGCTCGCAATATCTGGACCAGTCCAACGTCAAGGAAATCGACGCCTGGACGCGTATGGATGTCGGCGCCCGCTACGCGTTCAAGGTCGACGAAAAGAACGTCACCCTGCGAGGCAATATCGAAAACGTGGCGAACAAACGCTACTGGAGTTCGGCCGGTGCCTCGGATGACAGCGAGCCTGGATTGACGCTCTCGACCCCACGAACCTACCTCCTGTCGGCGACTGTCGACTTCTGA
- a CDS encoding IucA/IucC family protein, producing the protein MNHPNRSVLPNMVSELATSHALLNCLIKEFALPENCLSYSWPAQMQGIAPGSYLEGLEWKGIPLTISLPNQQQFFVMVDRRDGLGSHRYLSDVYARRGEGDWASLRFAEFVEQLLGACEHMTRASNDELLDQVLQSQLLTAAIVGHNTPMDADPLSGYLASEQGLWFGHPNHPAPKARLWPAHLAQETYAPEFQARTPLHLFEVPLEGLSVGANGLSKAQVLAGFADQSQARPGYAVICMHPVQAQLFMQDGRVQRLLKSAAIVDLGATGLMANPTASIRTWYIEGHEFFIKGSLNVRITNCVRKNAWYELESALMIDRIFRNLQLTQPETLGGLSVVAEPGLLSWAPQQASEADSHWFREQTGAILRENFCLDTGTDSSIMAGTLFARGLHLRPLVHEFLTRFNGNDLHDQQLLSWFDDYQALLLRPVLALFFNHGIVMEPHLQNSVLVHDNGRPQRLLLRDFEGVKLTEELGTSRIDTDVHPRVRESLLYSRQQGWNRIVYCLFVNNLSEAVLALSWERPHLAPLMWQRVEQQLISIRAELSRAAPELDALIAGQPIACKTNLKVRLAAKADRQAGYVTLMSPWGKEAKHG; encoded by the coding sequence ATGAATCATCCGAATCGCAGTGTTTTACCGAATATGGTCAGTGAATTGGCGACGTCGCACGCATTGCTTAATTGTTTGATCAAAGAGTTCGCCTTGCCGGAAAACTGCCTCAGTTATAGTTGGCCGGCGCAGATGCAAGGTATCGCCCCGGGCAGTTACCTCGAGGGCCTGGAATGGAAGGGCATTCCCCTGACCATCAGCCTGCCCAACCAGCAGCAGTTCTTTGTGATGGTGGACCGCCGCGATGGTCTCGGCAGTCACCGCTACCTGTCGGACGTCTATGCCCGGCGCGGTGAGGGCGACTGGGCGAGCCTCAGGTTTGCCGAGTTCGTCGAACAGTTGCTTGGCGCTTGTGAACACATGACCCGCGCCAGCAACGACGAGTTGCTCGATCAGGTGTTGCAAAGCCAGTTGCTGACCGCCGCCATCGTCGGCCACAACACACCGATGGACGCGGACCCGCTCAGCGGTTACCTGGCCAGCGAGCAGGGCTTGTGGTTTGGTCACCCGAACCACCCGGCACCCAAGGCGCGGCTGTGGCCCGCGCACCTGGCCCAGGAAACCTATGCCCCGGAATTCCAGGCGCGAACGCCGTTGCATCTGTTCGAGGTGCCACTGGAAGGGTTGAGCGTCGGCGCCAACGGCTTGAGCAAAGCCCAAGTGTTGGCCGGTTTTGCCGATCAGTCGCAGGCTCGGCCCGGGTACGCAGTGATCTGCATGCACCCGGTGCAGGCGCAGTTGTTCATGCAGGACGGCCGGGTGCAGCGTCTGCTGAAATCCGCGGCCATCGTCGACCTGGGCGCCACCGGCCTGATGGCCAACCCGACGGCGTCGATTCGTACCTGGTACATCGAGGGCCATGAGTTTTTCATCAAGGGCTCGCTGAACGTGCGTATCACCAATTGCGTACGGAAAAACGCCTGGTACGAGTTGGAAAGTGCGCTGATGATCGACCGCATTTTCCGCAACCTGCAACTGACCCAGCCCGAGACCCTCGGCGGGTTGTCGGTGGTGGCCGAGCCGGGCCTGTTGAGCTGGGCACCGCAGCAGGCCAGCGAAGCCGATAGCCATTGGTTCCGTGAACAGACCGGGGCAATCCTGCGCGAGAACTTCTGCCTCGACACCGGCACCGACAGCAGCATCATGGCAGGCACGCTGTTCGCCCGAGGCCTGCATCTGCGCCCCTTGGTCCATGAGTTCCTGACCCGCTTCAACGGTAACGACCTCCACGACCAACAGCTGTTGAGCTGGTTCGACGACTATCAGGCGCTGCTGCTGCGACCGGTGCTGGCGCTGTTCTTCAACCACGGCATCGTCATGGAACCGCACCTGCAAAACAGTGTGCTGGTGCATGACAACGGTCGCCCGCAACGCTTGCTGTTGCGGGATTTCGAAGGGGTAAAACTGACCGAGGAGCTTGGTACTTCGCGGATCGACACTGACGTTCATCCTCGGGTCCGTGAGTCGTTGCTCTATTCCCGCCAGCAAGGCTGGAACCGCATCGTCTACTGCTTGTTCGTCAACAACCTGTCCGAGGCGGTGCTGGCCCTGAGTTGGGAGCGTCCGCACCTGGCGCCGCTGATGTGGCAGCGGGTCGAGCAGCAGTTGATCAGCATCCGCGCTGAGTTGTCCCGTGCTGCGCCGGAGCTGGATGCGCTGATCGCCGGTCAGCCGATTGCTTGCAAAACCAACCTGAAAGTTCGCCTGGCGGCCAAGGCTGATCGCCAGGCTGGCTACGTCACTCTGATGTCTCCGTGGGGCAAGGAGGCCAAGCATGGATAA